One window of Akkermansia biwaensis genomic DNA carries:
- the meaB gene encoding methylmalonyl Co-A mutase-associated GTPase MeaB, whose product MSSIKIIRPHRPSVEELVQGVISGNRALLGRAITLIESNAARDQEASRELISKLLPHSGNAVRIGITGVPGAGKSSFIEAFGTYLCRKGFKVAVLAIDPSSSVSRGSIMGDKTRMEELSGEENAFIRPSPSGGSLGGVARKTRETMIACEAAGFDVILIETVGVGQSETTVRSMVDIFMLLLITGAGDDLQGIKRGIMELADILVVTKDDGDNRQRAAAHCQELKMVLHYLQSPTPGWTPSVLTCSSLEGRGLDTIEETLFRFRDSMKESGFWYNRRRNQSLSWVQALVHEALLTSFEQHPAVAERMPILENMVAADKMDPVSAAHDLLSHFTYPLPGH is encoded by the coding sequence ATGAGCAGCATCAAAATAATACGCCCCCACCGCCCCTCCGTAGAAGAACTCGTCCAGGGGGTCATCTCCGGAAACAGAGCCCTGCTGGGCAGGGCCATCACCCTGATAGAAAGCAACGCCGCCAGGGACCAGGAAGCCTCCCGGGAACTCATCTCCAAGCTCCTTCCCCACTCCGGCAATGCCGTCCGGATCGGCATCACGGGCGTTCCGGGAGCGGGCAAATCCTCCTTCATCGAGGCCTTCGGCACCTACCTGTGCAGAAAAGGCTTCAAAGTGGCCGTCCTTGCCATCGACCCCTCCTCCTCCGTCTCCAGAGGTTCCATCATGGGGGACAAAACCCGTATGGAAGAGCTCTCCGGGGAAGAAAACGCCTTCATCCGCCCTTCCCCGTCCGGAGGCTCCCTGGGCGGCGTGGCCCGGAAAACGCGTGAAACCATGATCGCGTGCGAAGCCGCGGGCTTCGATGTCATCCTCATTGAAACCGTCGGCGTGGGCCAGTCGGAAACCACGGTGCGCTCCATGGTGGACATCTTCATGCTCCTGCTCATCACGGGGGCCGGGGACGACCTTCAAGGCATCAAGCGCGGCATCATGGAACTGGCGGACATCCTCGTCGTCACGAAGGACGACGGCGACAACCGCCAGCGCGCCGCCGCCCACTGTCAGGAACTGAAAATGGTGCTTCACTACCTCCAAAGCCCCACGCCCGGCTGGACGCCCTCCGTCCTCACCTGCTCCTCCCTGGAAGGGCGCGGACTGGACACCATTGAAGAGACGCTCTTCCGCTTCCGGGACAGCATGAAGGAATCCGGCTTCTGGTACAACCGCCGGAGGAACCAGTCCCTCTCATGGGTGCAGGCGCTGGTGCACGAGGCGCTCCTCACCTCCTTTGAGCAGCATCCCGCCGTGGCGGAACGCATGCCCATTCTGGAAAACATGGTGGCGGCGGATAAAATGGACCCCGTCTCCGCCGCCCACGACCTGCTGAGCCACTTCACCTACCCTCTGCCCGGACATTGA
- a CDS encoding beta-N-acetylhexosaminidase: MKHLLSIFAGILLCAILPSVAADKYSIIPEPGRTELKPQATRTLKLLSDKAEASLGKDAYRLAVTPGGVHLASGGREGRLYGQATLRQLQDQLAAQPEGIPCGVIKDKPRYPWRGLMVDPARHFIPLADLKKFADLMAYYKFNKLHLHLTDNQGWRLPVPGYPRLESVASKRAETFGDGIPHGGMYTREELKELVAYCAERGIEVIPEIDVPGHNEALAAAYPEFFCFPKPDMKVRTVAGNSKELVCPQKPEVWKFYAAVFKELKDIFPSKIVHLGGDEAPTELWEKCPLCRQARARAGMRDEQEQMRAFFARMTALLAKNGQTPQFWYEGNAGIYHPGETVYAWRQDQARQSIDKTKKAGLNLIMASNEYCYLDFPQIQGQYNWGWMRTTTLRKCYELDPAFGKSPQETGHIRGVHAAAWAEHLPDLNHLLYRVYPRAMAIAEAGWSPMDVRSWDNFRRKVADHRAFVLKRFNYDLERTKENEPPFRWENKK, encoded by the coding sequence ATGAAACATCTTCTCTCCATATTTGCCGGAATTTTGTTGTGCGCGATCCTTCCGTCCGTGGCCGCGGACAAATACAGCATTATTCCGGAGCCGGGGCGCACGGAACTGAAACCGCAGGCCACCAGGACGCTCAAGCTTCTTTCCGACAAGGCCGAAGCTTCCCTGGGCAAGGATGCCTACCGGCTGGCCGTCACCCCCGGCGGCGTGCATCTGGCTTCCGGCGGCCGGGAAGGCAGGCTGTACGGACAGGCCACCCTCCGCCAACTCCAGGACCAGCTTGCCGCACAGCCGGAGGGCATCCCCTGCGGCGTCATCAAGGACAAGCCGCGCTACCCCTGGCGCGGACTGATGGTGGACCCGGCGCGCCATTTTATCCCGCTGGCGGACCTGAAAAAGTTCGCGGACCTGATGGCCTACTACAAATTCAACAAACTGCATCTGCACCTGACGGACAACCAGGGCTGGCGGCTGCCCGTTCCCGGCTATCCCAGGCTGGAAAGCGTGGCCTCCAAAAGGGCGGAAACCTTTGGAGACGGAATCCCCCATGGAGGCATGTACACCCGGGAGGAACTGAAAGAGCTGGTGGCCTACTGCGCGGAACGCGGCATTGAGGTGATTCCGGAAATCGACGTGCCGGGCCACAACGAAGCCCTGGCCGCTGCCTATCCCGAATTCTTCTGCTTCCCCAAACCGGACATGAAAGTCCGCACCGTGGCCGGAAACAGCAAGGAACTGGTCTGCCCGCAAAAGCCGGAAGTATGGAAATTCTATGCGGCCGTCTTCAAGGAGCTCAAGGACATCTTTCCGTCAAAAATCGTCCATCTGGGCGGCGACGAGGCACCCACGGAACTTTGGGAAAAATGCCCGCTGTGCCGTCAGGCGCGCGCCAGGGCCGGCATGAGGGACGAGCAGGAACAGATGCGGGCCTTCTTCGCCCGGATGACTGCCCTTCTCGCCAAAAACGGGCAAACGCCGCAATTCTGGTACGAAGGAAATGCCGGAATCTACCACCCGGGGGAAACAGTGTACGCCTGGCGGCAGGACCAGGCGCGCCAGTCCATTGACAAGACGAAAAAGGCCGGACTGAACCTGATCATGGCCTCCAACGAATACTGCTACCTGGACTTTCCCCAGATACAGGGACAATACAACTGGGGATGGATGCGGACGACCACGCTCCGGAAATGCTATGAACTGGACCCGGCCTTCGGCAAATCCCCGCAGGAAACCGGACATATACGGGGAGTTCACGCCGCAGCGTGGGCGGAACACCTGCCGGACCTGAATCATCTGCTCTACCGCGTCTACCCGCGGGCCATGGCCATTGCGGAAGCTGGATGGTCCCCGATGGACGTCCGCTCCTGGGACAACTTCCGGCGCAAGGTGGCGGATCACCGCGCCTTCGTCCTCAAACGCTTTAACTACGATCTGGAACGCACGAAGGAAAACGAACCGCCCTTCCGCTGGGAAAACAAAAAGTAA
- a CDS encoding acyltransferase family protein, which yields MSETQLSTATLPNTKPHYHILDGLRGVAAIMVVWFHIFEAYATSHLDQNINHGYLAVDFFFILSGFVIGYAYDDRWGKMGIKEFIKRRVIRLHPMVVMGAVIGGIMFYFQGCSVWDVSTVTVLALFIATFINALLIPATPGTEVRGLGEMYPLNGPSWSLFFEYIGNVLYALFIHKFSTKALALLVFAAGCGLAAFAILGPYGDICAGFSLTGTEFTAGFLRLMFSFSAGLLLFRMFKPARVKGAFWICSLSIVVLLSVPRLGGAENLWMNGLYDTVCFALFFPLLVYLGASGKTTDKYTTRICNFLGDISYPLYMVHYPFIYLYYAWVKNEELTFWESFPGALGVVVGSIVLAYVCLRWYDIPVRKYLIGRFLKPKNSVKG from the coding sequence ATGTCAGAAACACAACTCTCTACAGCTACGCTTCCGAATACAAAACCGCATTATCATATTCTCGACGGGCTGCGTGGGGTAGCGGCCATCATGGTGGTATGGTTCCACATTTTTGAGGCTTACGCGACCAGCCATTTGGATCAGAATATCAATCATGGTTATCTGGCGGTCGATTTTTTCTTTATCCTGTCCGGGTTCGTGATCGGCTACGCTTATGACGACCGCTGGGGGAAGATGGGGATCAAGGAGTTCATCAAGCGCCGGGTGATACGCCTGCATCCGATGGTGGTGATGGGGGCCGTCATCGGGGGGATCATGTTTTATTTTCAAGGCTGCTCCGTGTGGGATGTGTCTACGGTGACTGTTCTGGCTCTGTTTATCGCCACGTTCATCAACGCGTTGTTGATTCCGGCCACGCCGGGAACGGAAGTCCGGGGGTTGGGAGAGATGTACCCCTTGAATGGTCCCAGCTGGTCCCTGTTTTTCGAGTATATCGGAAACGTTCTTTATGCCTTGTTCATCCACAAGTTTTCCACCAAGGCTCTTGCGTTGCTGGTTTTTGCCGCCGGCTGCGGGCTGGCCGCATTTGCCATTCTGGGGCCGTACGGTGATATTTGTGCAGGATTTTCCCTGACCGGGACAGAGTTTACCGCGGGATTCCTGCGGCTGATGTTTTCCTTTTCCGCAGGATTGCTCCTTTTCCGCATGTTCAAGCCTGCCCGGGTGAAGGGCGCCTTTTGGATATGCAGCCTCTCGATCGTCGTTCTTCTGTCCGTGCCGCGCCTGGGCGGGGCAGAGAATTTATGGATGAATGGTTTGTACGATACGGTCTGTTTCGCCCTGTTTTTCCCGCTTCTCGTCTATCTTGGGGCCTCCGGCAAGACGACCGACAAGTACACGACGCGTATCTGTAATTTCCTGGGAGACATTTCCTATCCCCTGTATATGGTCCATTATCCGTTCATTTACCTGTATTATGCCTGGGTCAAGAATGAGGAGCTTACCTTTTGGGAGTCGTTTCCCGGTGCGCTGGGTGTGGTCGTCGGGAGCATTGTATTAGCTTATGTGTGCTTGAGATGGTATGATATACCTGTGCGGAAGTATCTGATCGGCCGATTTTTAAAGCCTAAGAACAGTGTGAAGGGGTAG
- a CDS encoding NUDIX domain-containing protein gives MERLYRPNVAGLMIREDGKLLICERSREPGAWQFPQGGIDPGETALEAVHREVCEEVGFLPSQYSIEESRGGYRYDYPPEVLDYVRKKRDQPFVGQEQEYFLCRLHADAPEPTLDYREFCAFRWIDPQEFRLEWLPDFKKEVYARVLADFFNVRAEGR, from the coding sequence ATGGAAAGATTATATCGTCCCAATGTGGCGGGGTTGATGATCCGGGAGGACGGAAAGCTGTTGATTTGTGAGCGTTCCAGGGAACCCGGAGCCTGGCAGTTTCCCCAGGGGGGGATTGATCCGGGAGAGACGGCCCTGGAGGCCGTGCACCGGGAGGTTTGCGAGGAGGTCGGTTTTTTGCCTTCCCAGTATTCCATTGAAGAGTCCCGCGGGGGGTACCGTTATGATTATCCGCCGGAGGTACTCGATTACGTCCGGAAGAAGAGGGACCAGCCTTTCGTGGGGCAGGAACAGGAGTATTTCCTGTGCCGCCTGCACGCGGACGCTCCGGAACCCACGCTGGATTACCGGGAGTTCTGCGCCTTCAGGTGGATAGACCCGCAGGAGTTCAGGCTGGAATGGCTGCCGGATTTCAAGAAGGAGGTGTACGCCAGGGTTCTGGCGGATTTCTTCAATGTCCGGGCAGAGGGTAGGTGA
- a CDS encoding beta-N-acetylhexosaminidase, which produces MFRFLRILACTLLSVAGMAQAADKYSIIPEPERTELKPQTTKTLKLLSDKAEASLGKDAYRLAVTPGGVHLASGGREGRLYGQATLRQLQDQLAAQPEGIPCGVIKDKPRYSWRGLMVDPARHFIPLADLKKFADLMAYYKFNKLQLHLTDDQGWRLPVPGYPRLKSVASKRAESFGNRTPHEGMYTREELKELVAYCAERGIEVIPEIDLPGHNQALAAAYPEFFCFPDPGTKVRTTGGVSLHLVCPHKPEIWKFYSAVFDALKDIFPSKIVHLGGDEAPLEKTWEKCPLSVKYRQKKGMKDVHEELKEFEGKMASMLAARGKRPQLWYEKPWAEAGIYRKGDTVFTWRMGLTPSTITETKKQGLPLIIAAGEHCYLDYPQIPGQDNRGWMPTTTLEQSYKLDPAYGRPEKETDHIIGVQATMWAEQLPTLNHLLYRTYPRAMAIAEAGWTPMNVRSWDNFRRKVADHRAFVLKRFNYDLERTKENEPPFK; this is translated from the coding sequence ATGTTCCGCTTCCTCCGCATTCTGGCCTGTACTCTTCTCTCCGTCGCTGGCATGGCTCAAGCCGCGGACAAATACAGCATTATTCCGGAGCCGGAGCGCACGGAACTGAAACCGCAGACCACCAAAACGCTCAAGCTTCTTTCCGACAAGGCCGAAGCTTCCCTGGGCAAGGATGCCTACCGGCTGGCCGTCACCCCCGGCGGCGTGCATCTGGCTTCCGGCGGCCGGGAAGGCAGGCTGTACGGACAGGCCACCCTCCGCCAGCTCCAGGACCAGCTTGCCGCACAGCCGGAGGGCATCCCCTGCGGCGTCATCAAGGACAAGCCGCGCTACTCCTGGCGCGGGCTGATGGTGGATCCCGCGCGCCATTTCATCCCGCTGGCGGACCTGAAAAAATTCGCGGACCTGATGGCCTACTACAAATTCAACAAGCTCCAGCTCCACCTGACGGACGACCAGGGCTGGCGGCTGCCCGTTCCCGGCTATCCCAGACTGAAAAGCGTGGCCTCCAAAAGGGCGGAAAGCTTTGGTAACCGCACGCCCCACGAAGGCATGTACACCCGGGAGGAACTGAAAGAACTGGTGGCCTACTGTGCGGAACGCGGTATCGAGGTGATTCCGGAAATCGACCTTCCGGGCCACAACCAGGCCCTGGCTGCGGCCTATCCGGAATTCTTCTGCTTCCCGGACCCTGGCACGAAAGTGCGCACCACCGGAGGCGTCAGCCTGCACCTGGTCTGCCCCCACAAGCCGGAAATCTGGAAATTCTATTCCGCCGTCTTTGATGCCCTCAAGGACATCTTCCCGTCAAAGATCGTCCATCTGGGCGGTGACGAAGCTCCTCTGGAAAAAACCTGGGAAAAATGCCCCCTCAGCGTCAAGTACCGCCAGAAAAAGGGTATGAAGGACGTTCACGAGGAACTGAAGGAATTTGAGGGAAAAATGGCCTCCATGCTTGCCGCGCGCGGAAAACGCCCCCAGCTCTGGTATGAAAAGCCGTGGGCGGAAGCCGGAATCTACCGCAAGGGGGACACCGTCTTCACCTGGCGCATGGGGCTGACGCCCTCCACCATCACGGAAACCAAAAAACAGGGGCTTCCCCTCATCATCGCCGCTGGGGAACACTGCTACCTGGACTACCCGCAAATCCCCGGCCAGGACAACCGCGGCTGGATGCCTACCACCACGCTGGAACAAAGCTACAAGCTGGACCCCGCCTACGGCAGGCCGGAAAAGGAAACGGACCACATCATCGGCGTGCAGGCCACCATGTGGGCGGAACAACTCCCCACGCTGAACCACCTCCTTTACCGCACCTATCCGCGGGCCATGGCCATTGCGGAAGCGGGATGGACCCCGATGAATGTCCGCTCCTGGGACAACTTCCGGCGCAAGGTGGCGGATCACCGCGCCTTCGTCCTCAAACGCTTCAACTACGATCTGGAACGAACGAAGGAAAACGAGCCTCCTTTCAAATAA
- a CDS encoding reverse transcriptase domain-containing protein has translation MNLSNNYQHKIKAYIHCDFPVGLKKATEIINSDISKHRFRPFFGYNIFVEKIKKLKSEEYFSLKKERPDGIIFINDSKFLIKKIKNRPIKYASHQDSCIYSNFACILEIPYEEEIRKKGLHLTVCAYRKNRGSNYKIAAEAFSYIKPLENYIVGTFDIRSFFDNIDHSLLKDKVFDLLNKESKKYCSNKEISSILKSLCQYSYIDLDENITDNTTVKTFINDRKLHGYKVAFEIDEFRELCKNRIITKVNKYSHGIPQGSAASAILSNIYLLEFDAKLQSALKKINGIYRRYSDDIFIAFPANYNSSRDEINTLIELELSQLKLEIQKEKTCWYNIPESFRKGKMINYLGFSFNGKYIYIRESSLNRYFLKMKRGVNRAKIRFKEYCTRKNPNGDKMYTSNLLKRYTCSIWVLPKRKFKRGTKLYYSENKNFITYAHSSNIEFHRNKIRTKIRKQIRNHVKIFNDLF, from the coding sequence ATGAATCTTTCTAATAATTATCAACATAAAATAAAAGCTTATATTCACTGCGATTTTCCTGTTGGATTAAAAAAAGCTACAGAAATTATAAATTCTGATATATCAAAACATCGCTTTAGGCCATTTTTTGGATATAATATCTTTGTTGAGAAGATAAAAAAGCTAAAATCAGAAGAATATTTTTCTTTAAAAAAAGAGCGTCCAGATGGAATTATTTTTATCAATGATTCAAAATTTTTAATAAAAAAAATAAAAAATCGTCCTATAAAATATGCATCTCACCAAGATTCTTGCATTTATTCTAATTTTGCATGTATTCTAGAAATTCCTTATGAAGAAGAGATAAGAAAAAAAGGTCTTCATCTAACTGTTTGTGCTTATAGAAAAAATAGAGGAAGTAACTATAAGATAGCAGCAGAAGCTTTCAGTTATATTAAACCTCTAGAAAATTATATAGTTGGAACTTTTGATATAAGAAGTTTTTTTGATAATATAGACCATTCATTATTAAAGGATAAAGTTTTTGATTTATTAAATAAAGAATCAAAAAAATATTGTTCAAATAAGGAGATATCAAGTATATTAAAATCGCTTTGTCAGTACTCCTATATAGATCTAGATGAAAATATAACTGATAATACAACAGTCAAAACATTTATAAATGATCGTAAGTTACATGGATATAAAGTTGCTTTCGAAATAGATGAATTTAGAGAGTTATGTAAAAATAGAATTATTACCAAAGTGAATAAATATTCACATGGAATCCCTCAAGGTTCCGCCGCTAGCGCAATACTCTCAAACATATATTTGCTAGAATTTGATGCAAAATTACAGAGTGCATTGAAAAAAATAAATGGGATTTATAGAAGATATAGTGATGACATTTTCATTGCTTTTCCTGCAAATTATAATTCTTCCCGTGATGAAATCAATACCTTGATAGAATTAGAACTTTCTCAATTAAAGCTTGAGATTCAAAAAGAGAAAACATGCTGGTATAATATACCAGAATCTTTTAGAAAAGGGAAAATGATTAACTATTTGGGATTTTCCTTTAATGGAAAATATATCTATATTAGAGAATCGTCACTTAATCGATATTTTCTCAAGATGAAAAGAGGTGTTAATCGTGCGAAAATAAGATTTAAAGAATACTGTACGCGGAAAAATCCTAATGGGGATAAAATGTATACTTCCAATCTTCTTAAAAGATATACTTGTTCCATTTGGGTTTTACCTAAAAGGAAATTTAAAAGAGGAACAAAATTATATTATTCTGAAAATAAAAACTTTATTACATATGCACATTCATCAAATATTGAATTTCATAGAAATAAGATTAGAACAAAAATAAGAAAGCAAATTAGAAATCATGTAAAAATTTTCAATGATTTATTTTGA
- a CDS encoding RHS repeat-associated core domain-containing protein yields the protein MKKVTVNGTVASHARYLYRGYLQIAALDMLNSRNVLRTLLWDPLEPIATRPLALVQDASLYCYGWDFNKNVTEVFDGQGTVAAAYDYSPYGQVASTGDLVQPVQWSSEMNDAELSLIYYNYRYYNPADGRWINRDPIAEEGGWNLYGFVGNNSVGSIDRNGLFVDRLVSVAISAVVDIGFQVTTNIIEGKPADDIDWVSVGAAERLSIPTLPPPSPSRPWPALN from the coding sequence ATGAAAAAAGTAACCGTCAACGGAACGGTCGCCAGCCATGCACGCTACCTGTACCGCGGCTATTTGCAAATAGCCGCGCTGGACATGCTCAATAGCCGAAACGTGCTTCGGACACTGTTGTGGGATCCCCTGGAACCGATTGCCACCCGCCCGCTCGCTCTGGTGCAGGATGCCTCTCTTTACTGCTATGGATGGGACTTCAACAAGAATGTGACGGAGGTGTTCGATGGGCAGGGAACTGTTGCGGCGGCTTACGACTACTCTCCCTATGGACAGGTTGCTTCCACGGGAGACCTTGTCCAGCCCGTGCAGTGGTCCAGCGAGATGAACGACGCGGAACTCTCCCTGATCTATTACAATTACCGCTATTACAATCCCGCAGACGGCAGGTGGATCAACAGGGATCCCATCGCTGAAGAAGGGGGATGGAATCTTTATGGGTTCGTCGGAAATAATTCTGTAGGCAGTATTGATAGAAATGGTTTATTTGTTGATCGTTTAGTGTCTGTAGCAATTTCTGCTGTTGTCGATATTGGATTTCAAGTTACTACTAATATTATAGAGGGAAAACCTGCAGATGACATCGATTGGGTTTCCGTAGGTGCTGCAGAGCGTTTATCTATTCCAACACTTCCTCCTCCCTCACCATCTAGGCCATGGCCTGCATTAAATTGA
- a CDS encoding DUF4917 family protein, giving the protein MIDNIITFQEAIEKCEGQGKHILLGNGFSIACKKDIFLYEKLFETADFKNNIRLREIFNLLKTYDFEKIIRILNDTTIILSSYTDDSSIINQMQYDAKSLKEILIQTICRKHPDFPSEIKQTEYESCRSFLSNFDRIFTLNYDLLLYWTMMNSLEDTSKKQNFNDGFGKIKDINDYVVWDSKNNASVYFLHGALHIFDSDDEIKKFTWINTGKRLIDQIRSALNSNKFPIFVSEGTSKEKKAKIFHNAYLSKAYRSFESIGKNLFIFGHSLDENDSHILHMIASGKIENVYISIYGDGNSSYNKKIILNANKLKEKSIECRKNKILLNIHFYDAESAHVWG; this is encoded by the coding sequence ATGATAGACAATATTATAACATTTCAAGAAGCAATAGAAAAATGTGAAGGACAAGGAAAGCATATTCTTCTGGGTAATGGATTTAGTATTGCGTGCAAAAAGGATATTTTTCTTTATGAAAAATTATTTGAAACTGCCGATTTTAAAAATAATATACGGCTTAGGGAAATATTCAATTTACTTAAGACGTATGATTTTGAAAAAATCATACGAATTCTTAATGACACGACAATAATATTATCTTCCTATACTGATGATTCCTCAATAATTAATCAGATGCAATACGATGCAAAATCATTAAAAGAAATACTAATTCAAACTATATGTAGAAAGCATCCTGATTTTCCCAGTGAGATAAAACAAACAGAATATGAATCCTGTCGTTCTTTTTTATCAAATTTTGATAGAATTTTTACTTTAAATTATGATCTTTTACTTTATTGGACAATGATGAATTCTTTGGAAGATACAAGTAAAAAACAAAATTTTAATGACGGTTTTGGTAAAATAAAAGACATTAATGATTATGTAGTTTGGGATTCAAAAAATAATGCAAGTGTATATTTTTTACATGGTGCCTTACACATATTTGATTCTGATGACGAGATTAAAAAATTTACATGGATTAATACTGGTAAAAGATTAATTGACCAAATTAGAAGTGCATTAAACAGTAATAAATTCCCCATTTTTGTATCTGAAGGAACAAGTAAAGAAAAGAAAGCTAAAATTTTTCATAATGCATATCTAAGTAAAGCGTATAGAAGCTTTGAATCTATAGGAAAAAATCTTTTTATATTTGGCCATTCTTTAGACGAAAATGATTCTCATATTTTACATATGATAGCTTCAGGAAAAATAGAAAATGTTTATATAAGTATATATGGGGATGGGAATAGCTCTTATAATAAGAAAATTATTTTAAATGCAAATAAATTAAAAGAAAAAAGTATAGAATGCCGGAAAAATAAAATTCTTCTAAATATTCATTTTTACGATGCAGAAAGTGCTCATGTTTGGGGATAG
- a CDS encoding helicase-related protein → MTLRCAIDRHHFHSEGKERMEALKGFKAGKYEILVATDVAARGIDISGVTHVINYRVPENAEDYVHRIGRTGRAEATGDAFTIMTADEVDFATAVENFIGKPIARKKLEGFNYTYSALLEDEPVRSVRKPKHAAPKRRRR, encoded by the coding sequence GTGACTTTAAGATGTGCAATTGATAGACATCATTTCCATTCTGAAGGAAAAGAACGCATGGAGGCGCTCAAGGGATTCAAGGCCGGCAAATACGAAATTCTGGTGGCTACGGACGTGGCCGCGCGCGGCATTGACATCAGCGGCGTTACCCACGTCATCAACTACCGCGTTCCGGAAAACGCGGAAGACTATGTACACCGCATCGGCCGTACGGGCCGTGCCGAAGCCACGGGGGACGCCTTCACGATCATGACGGCGGATGAAGTGGACTTTGCCACCGCCGTGGAAAACTTCATCGGCAAGCCCATTGCCCGCAAAAAGCTGGAAGGCTTCAACTACACTTACTCCGCCCTTCTGGAAGACGAGCCCGTGCGCTCCGTCCGCAAGCCCAAGCACGCGGCTCCCAAGCGCCGCAGGCGCTAG